The DNA window CTCGTAGACGATCGTTTCCACGTCGCCGAGTGCGGTTTTGAGACAGTTCGTAACGTCGACGGCACCGGTTCCGACTTCGGTCGGGGTTCCGTTGTCCGAACAATCTGTGAGATGGAGTAGTTCGATGCGGTCGGCATTGGCTTCGATAAACGTTTCGGGGTCTGCGCCGCCGGCTTCGATCCAGCCGGTATCGAGCTCGAAGCCGAGCGCGTCGCCGCTCTGTCGGATCAGCGCTTCGAGACCAGTTCGATCACCGATAGAGACGAGCTCGTGATCGTGGTTGTGGTAATGCAGCGATCCACCTGCGTCGGCCACTAAGTCGGCGAGTCGCGTCAGTCGCTCTGCGGTCGTGGCCACGCTGTCGGCGTCGGCGAACTGATCTGGATCGAGCCACGGAACGACGAGTGTATCACAGCCGATCTCGGCGTATGCCGCTACGGTACCCTCGGGATCGGTCTCCAGTCGGTCGATGTCGACGTGAGCCGAAACCGCATCGAGTCCATTGCGTTCGAGTGCGGCACCGACACGTGCCGTATCGGCGTCGGCAAACCGGTGTGCGAACTCGACGCCGTCGAAGCTGGTCTCTCCTACTCGGTCGAGTAGCGACGGGAGCGGTTCATCGATCTCACGAAGCGTGTACAGTTGTATCGCTGTAGTGCTCACAGTCGTGGTTTTGTCCGGTGAACTAAATAATTACGGCTCTGGAC is part of the Halocatena salina genome and encodes:
- a CDS encoding sugar phosphate isomerase/epimerase family protein: MSTTAIQLYTLREIDEPLPSLLDRVGETSFDGVEFAHRFADADTARVGAALERNGLDAVSAHVDIDRLETDPEGTVAAYAEIGCDTLVVPWLDPDQFADADSVATTAERLTRLADLVADAGGSLHYHNHDHELVSIGDRTGLEALIRQSGDALGFELDTGWIEAGGADPETFIEANADRIELLHLTDCSDNGTPTEVGTGAVDVTNCLKTALGDVETIVYEHDEPENPHDSLKHGAALLAD